The region taaagaataaacggGGAGGCGGGGGGACACAATCGCGGGAGAGGTAGCTACAAAAGTGGATACAAGGCCACGCTTGGGGGTCGGGGACAAGAGTCAGGTTCCAGACTCTAAATTTAGCTCAGCACAGGGCCGGACAAACCTGAGCTCCGGGAACCTGACACTGGTCCGGCGCCAGGCCCTCGGGCTGTGCTGGCTGGGCCTCGGGCGGCAACTGGGAGTGGCGCCCAGATGGGCGTGTGCTTCCACCTGTCCCGGCCCGTTTCCCAAGGCTGACTGGGTCAGGCTGGGGCGGCCTAGACAGGCTCGCGTTAGGGCTGAGAGAAGGGAGAGACGGAGAGAGGGCGCCTCGGGACCCAGGAGGCCGCGGGCCAAGGCGGGATATTGAGCGGCCCAGAACTGGAGCGCAGAGCACTGGCCTGCGCTGAGATCCCCTCGCCCTGTGCTGCCCGGTCAGCTATCAAAGCGCACCCTCCCCTCACGTTTCCCATCCTGGCGCACCCTCAGCTCAAGTCTCTGCCAGCAGGCGTCAGCCCCGCCCTTCTTCTTCCCGTGGGCGCTCGGAGGCCCGCCCCGGCCGCTACGCTGGGAGCGGCGTACCGTAGGGTAGATATCCTCTCCCGCGCCGCCCGACTTGGGTGAGCTGAGGGTGCGCATGGCGGCGGTGGGGCCGCGGACTGGCCCGGGCGCTGGGGCCGAGGCGCTGGCGCTGGCGGTAGAGCTGCAGGGCGAGGTGACCTGCTCCATCTGCCTGGAGCTCTTCCGGGAGCCGGTGTCCGTCGACTGCGGCCACAGCTTCTGCCGCGCCTGTATCGCGCGCTGCTGGGAGCGCTCGGGCGCCGGGGCCACCGCCGCGTCCCACAAGTTTTCCTGCTCGCTGCCCTGCCCGCAGTGCCGCGAGCCCGCGCGCCCGGGCCAGCTGCGGCCCAACCGGCAGCTGGCCGCGGTGGCCACGCTGCTGCGGCGCTTCAGCCTGCCAGCGGGCGCGCAGGGGGAACGCGGGCCTCCGGAGGCGGGGGCGGCCGGGTGCGCGCAGCACCGCGAACCGCTCAAGCTCTACTGTCAGGACGATGGACGTGCCATTTGCGTGGTGTGCGACCGCGCCCGCGAGCACCGCGCTCACGCCGTGTTACCCCTGGACGAGGCGGTGCAGGAGGCCAAGGTGAGCGCCGTCCCCACCCCTACGCGTCCCCGGGACCCCCAGTCCCCGTTCTGCGTTCCCGCGCAGGCAGGAAGGCCCAGGTGAGCCCCTGCTTCTTTTCCCTTGTCCCATGCTGCGCAGCATTGGCTTCGGGACTGAGCGCGGCTCTCCCTCTGTCACCCCCGACACCACCAATACCACCTTCCCAAACCCCTCGCGTTTCCCTTTGGGCCCCTACTGGGCCGTCTGCGTGATGCCCCACAGATTTGGAGATTTTCTTTCTGTCGGTACCTGGCTTTGAGCGGTTTCTCCGTCACACCCACACATTCGCTACCCCCACTCTCAGCCCTTTCCCTGGACATAGCTCTGTTCGGTGTTCTCACCTTCTGTGGCCGAGCGGGACGACCTTCCCAGGAGGTCGGGGTAAGGGGGTGGGTGGCTCCAGGGCTGAGTAGAGAGCCAAGAGCCATCTGGGATTCTGGCACCTCCCATTCCTGCCAACTTGCTAGGGTGTGCGCGGACGCCTTTGGCACAGTCCCCGGTCTTTCTTTGCTCTTACCCTGCTCCAGCTCTCCCACCCAGAGGGCTTTCTGATGGTGGTGAGGAGAGCAGAAGAGAGGACTAGGCAGGTTGGGCTGCTGGCGGGCTTGATGTCAGCCTGGATGGTGCACAGATGGTCTTGAGGACGGGAGACCCTGAGGCCTTTGGAGTCACCCAGCAGCTGTCCTGTACCCTTACGTGCAGCCTGTGCAGGCTGTAGCCATCCCGACGTCCAGAGGTGGCTTCAACCCTGCCGCCTCTTCCTCAATGAACAGGGCCTTCCCTTTCTCCTGGGTGGCTTCAGGAAGGCACAAGTGGGAGTTGCCAGAATCCTCTCCCCACAGTGTCCTCCTTCTCACTCTTCCGCAGGAGCTCCTGGAGTCCAGGCTGCAGGTCTTGAAGAAGGATCTGGAGGACTATGAGGCATTTCGTTCCACCGAAGAGAAGGAGAGCAAGGAGCTCCTGGTGAGCATGGCAACCCCCAGGGTGGCTCCCCTGGGTGACAGCAGAGGGCCACCCACCACTCTGGCTAGGTGTGTGTGGCTTTGGAGTGTGTGCCTGGGGAAGAGCCGAGGTGGAGTTTAGAAATACAATGAGGTGCATATTATATAGGGTGACCGTGTAATTTATTAAATAACCAGagcttttgagagtgaaagggagggctaaaataattattttagaacaGCTGGCTTGAAGTGGAACTGTCCAGGTGAATCAGGATGTATAGTCCCCCTAATATTACGTAACACCCCAGTTAGGGTCTGTGGAGCATCTTGTAATGGAACACATGAATATTTCTATAGAGAAACATATGAATATTCGTACTAAGTGGGAGCCTTCTGTCAGTCTATGGCGTACTTTACCACCAAAGGAGTTatgaaaaaaactttaatttttagagttttttcGATTTTGAAATCGAGGCTAGGGGagcggggttggggggatgggggaggggatggcagAGCTGCTCCCCACCCAGCAGAGGGCAGGAGGTTCCGGGACTTGGGTTTTCAGCAGCCGATTGTGCTAGcaccccactgcccagcgctTGGGGTGGTATTTTGTCTTCCTTGAAGTGGAACAGGAAAGTGAAATGGGGTTCATTTTGGTTAAGGTGGGCAAATGTGGGTCACTGTCACTTTCTATCTCGAAAATTCAGTTCCTAGCTCAAAAACTAGGggttaagagaatgaaaggatCCACTAAGCCCTGTTAGGGCAGGGCTCTTAAGTCCTAGAGTTGGAAAATGGAGGGAGAGCAACCTGAGGGCCGCACCCCCCCTTAAGGGAAGGAGGTGTGGGGTGAAGGGGAGGACCCTGTGTACAGGTGCCCCAGGGTCCTTTCCTGACCCTGAACTGCATCTGGTACACCTGCATCCCATGCACATCTCAGGCATTCTCTTCTGAACATTCACTTCCCTCCACAAGGAAGGGCTCACCCCTCACCTCTCCAGATCTCCACCCTGCTCTGCTGGAAAAAAAGAGTAagcatgtggggcttccctggtggcgcagtggttgagagtccacctgctgatgcaggggacacgggttcgtgccccggtccgggaggatcccacatcccacatcccacatcccacatcccacatgccgcggagcggctgggcccgtgagccatggtcgctgagcctgcgcgtccggagcctgagctccacaacgggagaggccacaacagtgagaggcccgcgtaacacaaaaaaaaaaaaagagtaagcatGTGGCTCTTCGGCCATTGCTGTACATCCATGATCCAGAGGGCCTTCTCCAGCTTGGGCAGCTTCATGGTCTCTGACCCCACACCCCATGACATTGCTTAGCACTTTCTACTCTGTCCTACCCCTACCCAGCCAACCCCCCTGTGGCCCACACATCCTTTATGATTACAAAATACCTGCTTAATGAGACAACCATTGCTGCTATGAGAACAAGGagaaggaatatttttatttgaaaatgctcTTACCATTTAGAGGAGTAGTTCTCAACTGGTGGCAATTTTGggccccaggggacatttggcaatgtctggagatatttttggttgtcagcACTGGGGCAGGGGTGCTACTGGTGTTTACCGGTAGAGGCCAGGGTACTGcttaaacatcctgcaatgcatAGGACAGCCCTCCACCACAAATAATTATCttgccccaaatgtcaatagc is a window of Globicephala melas chromosome 3, mGloMel1.2, whole genome shotgun sequence DNA encoding:
- the TRIM7 gene encoding E3 ubiquitin-protein ligase TRIM7 isoform X2, coding for MAAVGPRTGPGAGAEALALAVELQGEVTCSICLELFREPVSVDCGHSFCRACIARCWERSGAGATAASHKFSCSLPCPQCREPARPGQLRPNRQLAAVATLLRRFSLPAGAQGERGPPEAGAAGCAQHREPLKLYCQDDGRAICVVCDRAREHRAHAVLPLDEAVQEAKELLESRLQVLKKDLEDYEAFRSTEEKESKELLKQMAAEREKVGAEFQALRAFLVEQEGRLLGRLEELSREVTQKQNENLARLGGEIAQLSKLSSEIQETTGKPDLDFLQEFKNTLSRGSSGRTGERGESGADLGPRHGQPPPHPLSGS